Proteins from a genomic interval of Caulobacter rhizosphaerae:
- a CDS encoding glycoside hydrolase family 43 protein, with product MVTPRIFAARLAAACSLAIVTSATAPVISAAESPAPVTPVPARPASLTLPDMPLHDPWIVADAEAGLYRLYTSNIAAVSGTPGLGTMMYASRDLKTWSPPVAVFVAPTKAWFKGGAWAPEVHPWRGRWWLFATFHDEAAALPPIGQRKPYRRGTVVAVADRPEGPFKLVRDGDPVAPKALMTLDGTLHVDPAGKPWFVYAHEWLQTADGTMEAVPVTDDLAAKGPPRVLFKASDAPWAKGDRRPSGDTVFVTDGPELFRTRTGVLLMLWSSYDANGYVQSQARSKSGTLAGPWEQLPPLVRHDSGHGMLFRRFDGQLMMIVHRPFKRARGKLYEMRDAGDRLEIIRQRIDLDGDPVERMAGP from the coding sequence TTGGTTACACCACGCATTTTCGCGGCTCGGCTGGCCGCGGCCTGTTCGCTGGCGATCGTCACGTCCGCAACGGCGCCGGTGATCAGCGCGGCCGAATCCCCGGCGCCGGTCACGCCGGTTCCGGCCCGGCCAGCCTCCCTGACCCTGCCGGACATGCCGCTGCACGATCCCTGGATCGTCGCCGACGCCGAGGCCGGGCTTTACCGGCTCTACACGTCCAACATCGCGGCCGTCAGCGGGACCCCAGGCCTGGGGACGATGATGTACGCCAGCCGCGACCTGAAGACCTGGAGTCCGCCCGTCGCGGTGTTCGTCGCCCCGACCAAGGCCTGGTTCAAGGGCGGCGCCTGGGCCCCCGAGGTCCATCCCTGGCGCGGCCGCTGGTGGCTGTTCGCCACCTTCCATGACGAAGCCGCCGCCCTGCCGCCGATCGGCCAGCGCAAGCCGTACCGCCGGGGCACGGTCGTCGCGGTGGCCGACCGTCCCGAGGGCCCGTTCAAGCTGGTGCGCGACGGCGACCCGGTCGCGCCCAAGGCGTTGATGACCCTGGACGGCACGCTCCATGTCGATCCGGCGGGCAAGCCCTGGTTCGTCTACGCCCACGAGTGGCTGCAGACCGCCGACGGCACGATGGAGGCCGTGCCGGTCACCGACGACCTGGCCGCCAAGGGGCCGCCGAGGGTGCTGTTCAAGGCCAGCGACGCGCCGTGGGCCAAGGGCGACAGACGACCGTCCGGCGACACGGTGTTCGTCACCGACGGGCCCGAACTGTTCCGTACGCGCACCGGCGTCCTGCTGATGCTGTGGTCCAGCTACGACGCCAACGGCTATGTCCAGTCACAGGCCCGGTCGAAGAGTGGGACCCTGGCGGGGCCGTGGGAGCAACTTCCGCCGCTGGTGCGCCACGACAGCGGCCACGGCATGCTGTTCCGGCGCTTCGACGGTCAGCTGATGATGATCGTCCACCGGCCGTTCAAGCGCGCCCGTGGCAAGCTCTACGAGATGCGCGACGCGGGCGACCGCCTGGAAATCATCCGCCAGCGGATCGACCTGGATGGCGATCCGGTCGAGCGGATGGCGGGGCCGTAG